In a single window of the Acidobacteriota bacterium genome:
- a CDS encoding DUF3516 domain-containing protein encodes MAALLGDLVPRPVDVSPDTLLDGFLAYASDRRLTLYPAQEEAILALLDGQNVILNTPTGSGKSLVASALLFAAIARGERAVYTCPIKALVNERWMDLCREFGPEYVGLSTGDATVNREAPILCCTAEILANMALREGAGAPVHHVVMDEVHYYADRDRGVAWQTPLLTLPQARFLLMSATLGDTAPFERALTALNGLPTVTITSAVRPVPLEFSYAEVPLAHTIETLVAEGRTPAYVVHFTQADAAGSAQDFTSLKICTREQKAEIADRIATFDFSSPYGGSVRKWLRHGIGLHHAGLLPKYRVLVEQLAQRGLLHVICGTDTLGAGINVPIRTVVFTRLCKFDGQKTTHLTARDFHQIAGRAGRKGFDDRGFVVVQAPEHVIENLRLSEKAARDGRRVVKRKPPEHNYVHWDQNTLTRLIGAAPESLVSRFHVTHGMLLNVLSRRTDGARAMQQLIRDSHESDAAKAAHRRRAWQLFRALARRRIVEIVPRTAEGSRVRVNVDLQDDFSMNQALSLYLIETLPLLDPDAPTHALDVLTLVESIVENPELILRRQLDRVKDRAIAQMKADGMEYDQRMEELEKLEYPKPLRDFVYDTFNAFADRHPWVGEENIKPKSIAREMVERYASFAEYVMAYDLERSEGLLLRHLSGVYKVLSQTVPDGAKTDEVLDIEWYLRTLVRGVDASLADEWERMRDPDYVPVSGSGRAAIDARPPQTVAYDITTDARAFGAALRSRIFTVLKAWSRADADALRAALGLASGDEGADEWSSERLRETLDAFAIEHGQLRFDPEARNARHTHVAVHEDDTRQRVLQMLVDQEGLNDWVAEFSVDIAASRARQEPVLTLVRIGRLGE; translated from the coding sequence GCCGTCTACACCTGCCCGATCAAGGCGCTCGTCAACGAACGCTGGATGGATCTGTGCCGCGAGTTCGGTCCCGAGTACGTGGGCCTCTCGACGGGCGACGCCACCGTCAATCGTGAGGCGCCCATTCTCTGCTGCACCGCGGAGATCCTCGCCAACATGGCGCTGCGCGAAGGCGCGGGGGCACCGGTCCACCACGTGGTGATGGACGAAGTCCACTACTACGCGGACCGCGACCGCGGCGTCGCCTGGCAGACGCCGCTGCTCACGCTGCCGCAGGCGCGCTTCCTCCTGATGTCGGCCACGCTCGGCGACACCGCCCCCTTCGAGCGCGCGCTCACGGCGCTCAACGGACTCCCGACAGTCACGATCACGTCTGCCGTCAGGCCCGTGCCCCTCGAGTTCAGCTACGCCGAAGTGCCGCTGGCCCACACGATCGAGACGCTCGTGGCGGAGGGGCGCACGCCGGCCTACGTCGTGCACTTCACGCAGGCCGACGCGGCAGGCAGCGCGCAGGACTTCACGAGCCTGAAGATCTGCACGCGCGAGCAGAAGGCCGAGATCGCCGACCGCATCGCCACGTTCGACTTCTCGAGTCCGTACGGGGGATCGGTACGCAAATGGTTACGCCATGGCATCGGCCTGCACCATGCCGGGCTGCTGCCGAAGTATCGCGTGCTCGTGGAACAGCTCGCGCAGCGCGGGCTGCTCCACGTGATCTGCGGCACCGACACGCTCGGAGCCGGCATCAACGTGCCGATCCGCACGGTTGTCTTCACGCGGCTGTGCAAGTTCGACGGCCAGAAGACCACGCACCTCACCGCGCGCGATTTCCACCAGATTGCCGGCCGTGCCGGCCGCAAGGGCTTCGACGATCGCGGCTTCGTGGTGGTGCAGGCGCCCGAACACGTCATCGAGAACCTGCGACTCAGCGAGAAGGCCGCACGCGACGGACGGCGCGTGGTGAAGCGCAAACCGCCCGAGCACAACTACGTCCACTGGGACCAGAACACACTCACCCGCCTGATCGGCGCCGCACCCGAGTCGCTCGTGTCGCGCTTCCACGTCACGCACGGCATGCTGCTCAACGTCCTGAGCCGCCGGACAGACGGCGCACGCGCGATGCAGCAGCTCATTCGCGACAGTCACGAGTCCGACGCCGCCAAGGCCGCGCACCGCCGGCGCGCCTGGCAGTTGTTCCGCGCGCTCGCCCGGCGACGCATCGTCGAGATCGTGCCGCGCACGGCCGAGGGATCGCGCGTGCGGGTGAACGTGGACCTGCAGGACGACTTCTCGATGAACCAGGCGCTGTCGCTCTACCTGATCGAGACGCTGCCGCTGCTCGATCCCGACGCGCCCACCCATGCGCTCGACGTGCTCACGCTCGTCGAGTCGATCGTCGAGAACCCGGAGCTCATCCTCCGGCGACAGCTCGATCGCGTGAAGGATCGCGCCATCGCGCAGATGAAGGCCGACGGCATGGAGTACGACCAGCGCATGGAGGAGCTCGAGAAGCTCGAGTATCCCAAGCCGCTGCGCGACTTCGTCTACGACACGTTCAACGCGTTCGCCGACAGGCATCCATGGGTCGGCGAGGAGAACATCAAGCCGAAGTCCATCGCACGCGAGATGGTCGAGAGGTATGCGTCGTTTGCCGAATACGTGATGGCGTACGACCTCGAACGGTCGGAGGGTCTGCTGCTGCGCCACCTGTCGGGCGTATACAAGGTGCTGAGCCAGACGGTGCCAGACGGCGCCAAGACCGACGAGGTACTCGACATCGAGTGGTACCTGCGCACGCTGGTGCGCGGCGTCGATGCGAGTCTGGCCGACGAATGGGAGCGCATGCGCGATCCCGACTACGTGCCTGTCAGCGGCAGCGGACGGGCTGCCATCGATGCGCGACCGCCGCAGACGGTCGCCTACGACATCACCACCGACGCGCGCGCGTTCGGTGCGGCACTTCGCAGCCGGATCTTCACGGTCCTCAAGGCATGGTCGCGCGCCGACGCAGACGCGCTGCGCGCAGCCCTCGGCCTCGCGTCAGGCGATGAGGGTGCCGACGAGTGGTCGAGCGAGCGCCTGCGAGAGACACTCGACGCATTCGCCATCGAGCACGGCCAGCTCCGGTTCGATCCCGAAGCGCGCAACGCCCGGCACACGCACGTCGCGGTACATGAGGACGACACACGCCAGCGCGTGCTGCAGATGCTGGTGGATCAGGAAGGCCTGAACGACTGGGTCGCCGAGTTCAGCGTCGACATCGCCGCATCGCGCGCACGACAGGAGCCCGTCCTCACGCTCGTGAGGATCGGGAGATTAGGGGAATGA
- a CDS encoding peroxiredoxin — MSGPLPINSAAPDFEATTTQGAIRFHEWLGDAWGVLFSHPKDFTPVCTTELGAVARLKDEFARRNVKVLGLSVDPVERHALWSKDIAETQGAEPDFPMIGDPTLAVSKLYGMLPADAGETCEGRTAADNATVRNVYVIGPDKKIKVVLSYPMVAGRSFPEILRIIDALQLTTAHRVATPADWQQGGDVIIVPAVSDEEAKTIYPNGWRAEKPYLRYVPQPER, encoded by the coding sequence ATGTCAGGTCCGTTGCCCATCAACAGCGCCGCACCAGATTTCGAAGCCACCACGACGCAGGGGGCCATCCGCTTTCACGAGTGGCTCGGCGACGCGTGGGGCGTGCTGTTCTCGCACCCGAAGGACTTCACGCCTGTCTGTACCACCGAGCTTGGTGCCGTGGCGCGGTTGAAGGACGAGTTCGCGAGACGCAACGTGAAGGTGCTGGGCCTGAGCGTCGATCCCGTCGAGCGGCACGCGCTGTGGAGCAAGGACATCGCCGAGACGCAGGGGGCCGAGCCCGACTTCCCGATGATCGGCGACCCCACGCTCGCGGTGTCGAAGTTGTACGGGATGCTGCCGGCCGACGCGGGCGAGACGTGCGAGGGCCGCACCGCCGCCGACAACGCCACCGTGCGCAACGTGTACGTGATCGGTCCGGACAAGAAGATCAAGGTGGTGCTGTCGTACCCGATGGTGGCTGGCCGCAGCTTCCCGGAGATCCTGCGCATCATCGACGCGCTCCAGCTCACCACCGCGCATCGCGTGGCGACACCCGCCGACTGGCAACAGGGCGGTGACGTGATCATCGTTCCCGCCGTGTCCGACGAGGAAGCGAAGACGATCTACCCGAACGGCTGGCGCGCCGAGAAGCCCTACCTGCGCTACGTCCCGCAGCCTGAACGCTGA
- a CDS encoding radical SAM protein — MPHKPIKYVEKGLTYAAKGAWVVFDALNAMNRNPGFVPKWSDKPLQKSWEKVKPPLGWPRETDSLCPTCVREARQEIVDGKRDVSVLLNEKVGEIKATIIERDGRILMVKDCPLHGHFEDVMSVDPAFFKHLEESYPGSDIRAHNDETLHNHGSSTIKYGRGAVLTIDLTNRCNMMCDPCFMDANQVGFVHELSWEDIKTLLDNAITIKPRRQMSVQFSGGEPTLSPYFLDAVRYAKKVGYNSVQAATNGIEFAKSPEFARAAAEAGLRYVYLQFDGIGNAANSHRLVGNLFDVKLRAIENLWNNGVDIVPVTTIVNGVNNEQVGRIIRFALDNPRKISFLSFQPVSFTGRDEEITDERRAAQRYTLSHLAHDVKKQVSIGEPTRDWFPISFMGTFTDWADLVKGPQQDWGNLACGCHPNCGVGMAIMVDKETKEAVPVTAFLEGTQLAKDLRRVNDAARGPKMSMLGLALALAKNYDPFKSPTQFKRTDLLKKFDKTFGATRKEYGRVDGQRTREDIDARRADRWNFLFIAGMWFQDLFNYDFRRTERCIIPYATQQGEISFCAYNTGIGWRNIIEKMHMTATLTKWYEEHGRHEIFAGGKKVSLGTAEHSLVLDAEAVAKGRQTDLDEAGVAKNAREEKLRAREEAKKKAEHDRMAALYRQHVLKEPAPELATGLQIQGLRKSAPKPESEPEPTVN; from the coding sequence ATGCCGCACAAGCCCATCAAGTACGTCGAGAAGGGGTTGACCTATGCCGCCAAGGGGGCGTGGGTGGTGTTCGATGCGTTGAACGCCATGAACCGCAATCCCGGTTTCGTACCCAAGTGGTCTGACAAGCCATTGCAGAAGTCGTGGGAGAAGGTGAAGCCGCCCCTCGGCTGGCCGCGCGAGACCGACTCGCTCTGCCCGACCTGCGTGCGCGAGGCGCGCCAGGAGATCGTGGACGGCAAGCGCGACGTGTCGGTGCTGCTCAACGAGAAGGTCGGCGAGATCAAGGCCACCATCATCGAGCGCGACGGCCGCATCCTGATGGTCAAGGACTGCCCGCTGCACGGCCACTTCGAGGACGTGATGTCGGTGGACCCGGCGTTCTTCAAGCACCTCGAGGAGTCGTACCCGGGCAGCGACATCCGCGCCCACAACGACGAGACGCTGCACAACCATGGCAGCAGCACGATCAAGTACGGTCGCGGCGCGGTGCTGACGATCGACCTGACCAACCGCTGCAACATGATGTGCGACCCGTGCTTCATGGACGCCAACCAGGTCGGGTTCGTTCACGAACTGAGCTGGGAAGACATCAAGACGCTGCTCGACAACGCCATCACCATCAAGCCGCGCCGGCAGATGTCGGTGCAGTTCTCCGGTGGTGAGCCGACGCTGTCGCCGTACTTCCTCGACGCGGTCCGCTACGCGAAGAAGGTCGGCTACAACTCGGTGCAGGCGGCCACCAACGGCATCGAGTTCGCCAAGAGCCCCGAGTTCGCCAGGGCGGCGGCCGAGGCCGGCCTCCGGTACGTCTACCTGCAGTTTGACGGCATCGGCAACGCGGCCAACTCGCATCGTCTCGTCGGCAACCTGTTCGACGTCAAGCTGCGCGCCATCGAGAACCTCTGGAACAACGGCGTCGACATCGTCCCCGTGACGACGATCGTCAATGGCGTGAACAACGAGCAGGTGGGCCGGATCATCAGGTTCGCGCTCGACAACCCGCGCAAGATCTCGTTCCTCTCGTTCCAGCCGGTGTCGTTCACGGGCCGCGACGAGGAGATCACCGACGAGCGCCGCGCGGCGCAGCGCTACACGCTGTCGCACCTGGCGCACGACGTGAAGAAGCAGGTCAGCATCGGCGAGCCGACGCGCGACTGGTTCCCGATCTCCTTCATGGGGACGTTCACCGACTGGGCCGACCTCGTGAAGGGCCCGCAGCAGGACTGGGGCAACCTGGCGTGTGGTTGCCACCCCAACTGCGGCGTGGGCATGGCCATCATGGTGGACAAGGAAACGAAGGAAGCCGTGCCGGTGACGGCGTTCCTCGAGGGCACGCAGCTCGCGAAGGACCTGCGACGCGTCAACGACGCGGCGCGCGGCCCCAAGATGTCGATGCTCGGCCTGGCGCTGGCGCTGGCGAAGAACTACGACCCGTTCAAGTCGCCCACGCAATTCAAGCGGACCGACCTGCTGAAGAAGTTCGACAAGACGTTCGGGGCGACAAGGAAGGAGTACGGTCGCGTGGACGGCCAGCGTACGCGCGAGGACATCGACGCGCGCCGTGCCGACCGCTGGAACTTCCTGTTCATCGCGGGCATGTGGTTCCAGGACCTGTTCAACTACGACTTCCGCCGCACGGAACGCTGCATCATCCCGTACGCGACGCAGCAGGGCGAGATCAGCTTCTGCGCGTACAACACGGGCATCGGCTGGCGGAACATCATCGAGAAGATGCACATGACGGCCACGCTCACCAAGTGGTACGAGGAGCACGGCCGTCACGAGATCTTCGCCGGTGGCAAGAAGGTGAGCCTCGGCACCGCCGAGCACTCGCTCGTGCTCGACGCCGAAGCCGTGGCCAAGGGCCGCCAGACCGATCTCGATGAGGCCGGCGTGGCGAAGAACGCGCGGGAAGAGAAGCTGCGGGCGCGCGAGGAAGCCAAGAAGAAGGCCGAGCACGACAGGATGGCGGCGCTCTACCGCCAGCACGTCCTGAAGGAGCCCGCTCCAGAACTCGCGACGGGCCTGCAGATTCAGGGGCTCAGGAAGTCGGCGCCGAAGCCGGAGTCTGAACCGGAACCGACGGTCAACTGA
- a CDS encoding DUF481 domain-containing protein: MLEPVWLLLALLYGPAPVAASPLPSTVDVAMLPDSAVAVAHLAPPPVPPPVALAAARPTKKPGRVKSKAELSYVSTDGTTSTLTLGTGGELTFTDGPWRLEARAAYLRASTDDVVRARRITGQVKSARRVGDRAELFARGTYLRNTFAGIDHSVEGAVGVTALLISGSPQRLSLDSGFGYIGEDRTAGISRSVGTFDMGLRHQWEFSKRNRFSNDASVKTDIERTSDWRLSHVAALQASLNAVLALKLSHEINYRNEPVPGFTRADTITAASIVATF, translated from the coding sequence ATGCTCGAACCCGTCTGGTTGCTCCTCGCTCTGCTGTATGGGCCGGCTCCCGTTGCCGCGTCGCCGCTGCCGTCAACCGTCGACGTCGCCATGCTCCCCGACTCGGCCGTCGCAGTGGCGCACCTCGCGCCACCGCCGGTTCCGCCCCCTGTGGCGCTTGCCGCGGCACGACCGACGAAGAAACCGGGACGCGTGAAGAGCAAGGCCGAGCTCTCCTACGTCTCCACGGACGGCACCACGAGCACACTCACGCTCGGGACCGGCGGCGAATTGACGTTCACCGATGGCCCCTGGCGCCTCGAAGCCCGCGCGGCCTACCTCCGCGCCAGTACCGACGATGTGGTGCGCGCCCGTCGAATCACGGGCCAGGTGAAGTCGGCCAGGCGGGTGGGCGATCGCGCCGAACTGTTCGCCCGCGGCACGTACCTCCGCAACACGTTCGCCGGTATCGACCATTCGGTCGAGGGTGCGGTCGGCGTTACCGCGCTTCTCATCAGCGGCTCGCCGCAGCGGTTGTCGCTCGACTCGGGCTTCGGCTACATCGGCGAGGACCGGACGGCGGGGATCAGCAGGTCCGTGGGCACCTTCGACATGGGGCTGCGCCACCAGTGGGAGTTCAGCAAGCGGAACCGCTTCTCCAACGACGCCTCCGTCAAGACCGATATCGAACGCACCAGCGACTGGCGGCTGTCGCACGTCGCGGCGCTGCAGGCCTCGCTCAACGCCGTGCTCGCCCTCAAGTTGTCGCACGAGATCAACTACAGGAACGAGCCGGTGCCGGGGTTCACGCGCGCCGACACCATCACCGCCGCCAGCATCGTGGCCACGTTCTGA
- a CDS encoding HDOD domain-containing protein, giving the protein MVSPDPRSSSSSSALTRERLLRHADAIEPLPGTATHLVTLLSQSEWMIREVEEIVRLDLGLTARILRFANSAWTAHLPSVTTVRDALMRIGVGTALSLAIAEGVRPRLLKPLPAFDLQPGRLWQHAVASALAAEIVTKRARMPIPPEAVTAALLHDMGKVVLDEAMDNATLTALRAAWASSAQSRLEIERQVLGLDHGELGGYIARHWGLSERVAAAITHHHDPASARSVICDVVHLSNGIAKLAGFGPLVAEIDGPIEGDVLARLSFSPGDLHTFCTDLIERMRTGQERFH; this is encoded by the coding sequence ATGGTGTCCCCAGACCCTCGCTCCTCGTCGTCCTCCTCTGCGCTCACGCGCGAACGCCTTCTTCGGCATGCCGACGCGATCGAGCCGCTGCCGGGAACGGCCACGCACCTGGTCACGCTACTGAGTCAGTCCGAGTGGATGATTCGCGAGGTGGAAGAGATCGTCCGGCTCGACCTGGGACTCACCGCCCGCATCCTCCGCTTCGCCAACTCGGCGTGGACCGCGCACCTGCCGTCGGTGACGACAGTCAGGGACGCGCTGATGCGCATCGGCGTCGGGACGGCGCTGTCGCTGGCCATCGCCGAAGGCGTCCGCCCGCGGTTGCTCAAGCCGCTGCCGGCGTTCGACCTGCAACCGGGCCGTCTCTGGCAGCACGCTGTCGCCAGCGCCTTGGCCGCCGAAATCGTGACCAAGCGCGCCCGGATGCCGATTCCTCCCGAGGCGGTCACCGCCGCCCTCTTGCACGACATGGGGAAAGTGGTGCTCGACGAGGCGATGGACAACGCCACGCTCACCGCCCTGCGTGCCGCGTGGGCATCCAGTGCGCAGTCACGCCTCGAGATCGAGCGTCAGGTGCTCGGACTCGATCACGGCGAACTGGGCGGCTATATCGCCCGCCATTGGGGGCTGTCCGAGCGTGTGGCCGCCGCCATCACGCATCACCACGATCCCGCGTCGGCCCGGAGCGTCATCTGCGACGTCGTGCATCTCTCGAACGGCATCGCCAAGCTGGCCGGCTTCGGCCCGCTCGTCGCCGAGATCGACGGCCCCATCGAAGGGGATGTCCTCGCGCGCCTGTCGTTCTCGCCTGGCGACCTGCACACCTTCTGCACCGACCTCATCGAACGCATGCGGACGGGACAGGAACGCTTCCACTGA
- the udk gene encoding uridine kinase, producing the protein MRPVVIGIAGGSGSGKTTVVRRLKASLGDDKVSVLEHDRYYRERSELRLEERAALNYDHPDSLETDLLVEHVRRLRSGEAIDAPQYDFARHNRLDERDPVLPRPALIVEGILIFADAPLRALMDVKVFVDADDDTRFIRRLQRDVAERGRTVQSVIDQYLSTVKPMHLEFVEPSKRYADIIVPQGGHNDVAIEMLLTLARGLVTPASPHP; encoded by the coding sequence GTGCGGCCGGTGGTGATCGGGATCGCGGGCGGGTCGGGGTCGGGGAAGACGACTGTCGTGCGACGCTTGAAGGCGTCGCTCGGCGACGACAAGGTATCGGTGCTCGAGCACGACAGGTACTACAGGGAACGCAGCGAGTTGCGTCTCGAGGAACGCGCGGCGCTCAACTACGACCACCCCGACTCGCTGGAAACCGACCTGCTGGTCGAGCACGTGCGACGCCTGCGATCGGGCGAAGCGATCGACGCGCCGCAGTACGATTTCGCGCGACACAATCGTCTGGACGAACGCGATCCCGTCCTCCCGCGTCCAGCGTTGATCGTCGAAGGCATCCTCATCTTCGCCGACGCCCCGTTGCGCGCACTGATGGACGTGAAGGTGTTTGTCGACGCCGACGACGACACGCGGTTCATCCGTCGCCTGCAGCGCGACGTCGCCGAACGCGGCCGCACCGTGCAGTCGGTCATCGACCAGTACCTGAGTACGGTCAAGCCGATGCACCTCGAATTCGTGGAACCGAGCAAGCGCTATGCGGACATCATCGTGCCGCAGGGCGGGCACAACGACGTGGCCATCGAGATGCTGCTCACGCTCGCACGCGGTCTCGTCACGCCGGCCTCGCCGCACCCGTAG
- a CDS encoding IPT/TIG domain-containing protein produces the protein MTCIRRVALTALILLTSASYAAAQGASTWLLAEGANNATFAQEILVGNPGAQALKVTVTLLPQSDALLTWESRTFDLAGTSRLTVRLGPDFGLNGSASARVTAVLASDNSTPADIVVERTMYFQSVGQQGSHNASGVTQAQLASKWTLAEGSGGMFETFILVGNPNGTPTTVKATYLTGTGGVFETTQTAPANGRVTFYPKGEHAGLMNADFSTEIESLTGGNLVVAERAMYFDGFLSGHDAIGVTSPSTTWLFAEGFTGGNAETAFETYLLLVNTNATPTDATVDFLLDSGEVVSRTYTLAPRQRFNVWVDHEGRTYDARLNGAAFGMRVTSTQPIVAERAMYWGTPSASDPTVPTVPWREGHAAAGVAAGNARWAFAEGQQGRFGAAATGFETFFLLANPTATPITVRATFMREDGKGIVRTVCLAANARTNIWTAVYSELAGRRFATFLESVASADISCPSSAGTPFVAERAVYSGPSFLAGHVNGGTPWTGTIATPPVAPAFAIANVSPSSGRLGGGQTITITGAGFQSGAKVYFDNPAWTGDRNANTHTAAVDQATDVVVSSDGATITAKTPPRGFYTGYQTAGPVTVRVVNPGNESTTLPNGYTFKLNVLAFGDDYVYGSTSGGRAATPFPASLQNRLRAYQKDLLNVSTGAPTGTRVLQFGEYVTVTNAGVVGECASATGGGCLATAGVARFPALADAAASADKYDAVVFVEGVNDIRAGRVAGSVAFAYRDMVARARDRKIVIVMTKFEGNGLGIGGLSDGQLKELGDALWGVTEDTSLNVEIYRQSLFNFETSGSSPTQSGYDRMSQLIFEKVAREFPLQPCDARNDKPGKGCPRNP, from the coding sequence ATGACCTGCATCCGCCGGGTGGCCCTGACGGCCCTCATCCTTCTCACGTCCGCGTCGTACGCCGCCGCGCAAGGTGCATCCACGTGGTTGCTCGCCGAAGGCGCCAACAACGCCACCTTCGCGCAGGAAATCCTCGTGGGCAACCCCGGCGCGCAGGCGTTGAAAGTGACGGTGACGCTACTGCCCCAGTCCGACGCGCTGCTCACCTGGGAATCCAGGACGTTCGACCTCGCCGGGACCTCGCGTCTCACCGTACGCCTCGGGCCCGACTTCGGCCTGAACGGCAGTGCCTCCGCACGCGTCACGGCCGTCCTCGCCAGCGACAACAGCACGCCGGCCGACATCGTCGTCGAGCGGACGATGTACTTCCAGAGCGTGGGTCAGCAGGGGTCTCACAACGCGAGCGGCGTGACGCAGGCGCAACTCGCGTCCAAGTGGACCCTGGCCGAAGGCTCCGGCGGGATGTTCGAGACGTTCATCCTCGTGGGGAACCCGAACGGCACGCCGACCACCGTGAAGGCCACGTACCTGACCGGCACCGGTGGGGTGTTCGAGACCACGCAGACCGCACCGGCGAACGGCCGCGTGACCTTCTACCCGAAGGGCGAACACGCCGGCCTGATGAACGCCGACTTCTCCACCGAGATCGAATCGCTCACCGGCGGGAACCTCGTGGTGGCCGAACGCGCGATGTACTTCGACGGCTTCCTCAGCGGCCACGACGCCATCGGCGTGACCAGTCCGAGCACCACGTGGCTCTTCGCGGAAGGCTTCACCGGCGGTAACGCGGAGACGGCGTTCGAGACGTACCTGCTCCTGGTCAACACCAACGCGACGCCAACGGACGCGACGGTGGATTTCCTCCTCGACAGCGGCGAAGTCGTCAGCCGGACGTACACGCTCGCTCCACGACAGCGCTTCAACGTGTGGGTGGATCACGAGGGCCGCACGTACGACGCGCGCCTCAATGGCGCGGCGTTCGGCATGCGCGTGACGTCCACGCAGCCCATCGTCGCCGAGCGCGCGATGTACTGGGGCACCCCGTCTGCGAGCGATCCCACGGTCCCCACGGTCCCCTGGCGCGAAGGGCACGCAGCCGCCGGCGTCGCGGCAGGCAATGCCCGATGGGCGTTCGCCGAAGGCCAGCAGGGCCGGTTCGGCGCCGCCGCGACGGGTTTCGAGACGTTCTTCCTGCTCGCCAACCCAACCGCCACGCCGATCACGGTACGGGCGACGTTCATGCGCGAGGACGGCAAGGGCATCGTGCGCACCGTCTGCCTGGCGGCCAACGCGCGTACCAACATCTGGACCGCGGTCTACAGCGAGCTGGCGGGGCGACGATTCGCGACGTTCCTCGAGTCGGTGGCCAGCGCCGATATCTCGTGCCCGTCCTCTGCCGGTACGCCGTTCGTAGCCGAACGCGCCGTCTATTCGGGCCCGTCGTTCCTGGCCGGTCACGTCAACGGCGGGACGCCCTGGACGGGAACCATCGCCACGCCGCCCGTGGCCCCCGCGTTCGCCATCGCCAACGTGTCGCCGTCGAGCGGACGCCTCGGTGGCGGGCAGACGATCACCATCACGGGCGCGGGGTTCCAGTCCGGCGCGAAGGTCTACTTCGACAACCCGGCGTGGACCGGCGACAGGAACGCCAACACCCACACGGCCGCCGTCGACCAGGCCACCGACGTGGTGGTCTCCTCCGATGGCGCGACCATCACGGCCAAGACGCCTCCGCGCGGTTTCTACACCGGCTACCAGACGGCCGGGCCGGTGACCGTACGCGTCGTGAACCCCGGCAACGAGAGTACGACGCTCCCCAATGGCTACACGTTCAAGCTGAACGTGCTCGCGTTCGGCGATGACTACGTCTACGGCTCCACGTCTGGCGGCCGCGCGGCCACACCGTTCCCGGCCAGCCTCCAGAACCGCCTGCGCGCCTACCAGAAGGACCTGCTGAATGTGTCGACGGGTGCGCCAACGGGAACCAGGGTGCTGCAGTTCGGCGAGTACGTCACGGTGACCAACGCCGGCGTGGTCGGCGAGTGCGCCTCGGCGACAGGCGGCGGGTGCCTCGCAACTGCCGGCGTCGCACGGTTCCCGGCGCTGGCCGATGCAGCCGCGAGCGCGGACAAGTACGACGCCGTCGTGTTCGTGGAAGGCGTCAATGACATCCGTGCCGGTAGGGTTGCGGGCAGCGTGGCGTTCGCCTACCGCGACATGGTGGCCCGGGCGCGCGACAGGAAGATCGTCATCGTCATGACCAAGTTCGAGGGGAACGGCCTCGGGATCGGCGGGCTCTCGGACGGACAACTCAAGGAGCTCGGCGACGCGCTCTGGGGCGTCACGGAAGACACGTCGCTCAACGTCGAGATCTACAGACAGTCGCTGTTCAATTTCGAAACGTCAGGCAGTTCCCCCACGCAGAGTGGATACGACCGCATGTCGCAGCTCATTTTCGAGAAGGTGGCGCGCGAGTTCCCGCTCCAGCCGTGCGACGCGCGCAACGACAAGCCCGGCAAGGGTTGCCCGCGTAACCCGTAA